From the genome of Podarcis muralis chromosome 3, rPodMur119.hap1.1, whole genome shotgun sequence:
TACCGAGTTTTGTAAGGCTTGTATTCTCGAATCCGCTCAAAAGTCTCTGGTCTAGGAGGTGGTGGAATTAGTTTTGAACAAACAGCACAACAAACAAATGTGTCAAAATCTGGATTCCTAATCATGATTGCAGTCAAGATTTTTCCTCCTCCAATGACAAGTGAGGACTAGATGAGGAAGCGAAATCTTAGTTCTCATAGCCTAAACTGAATTGTCTTCTTAGAATCTGTGCATgctagggggagagagagaaaggtttcaCCATTGTTTGGTGAGATTATTTGATGGCAAGATGGTACCTGCTTCAGCTGCAGCCCTGGTGTTAAGGAGCTCTGCCTATCATGTGGCTGTGAGAGGTCTCATAATATAGGCTAACTTCTCACCCAGTAACTGTTGCTAGGCTGGGTAAGCTTTGCTCACAAAAGCATTTTAGATCCTTTAAACAAATAACTTTAAAAAGTTTTGTGTGCTCTCCCAAGTAGTTTAAACAGGATAGTCAAGCATTTAATAAAAGCTTAGGTTATCTTCCAGATAATAAGACAGATTATGatgcttttgctgctgtttaaTTGGCTCTATTCTATAGGTTATTTATTGTGTGGCTTTTATTATcatgtattgttctttttctgaTTTTCTGTTATCCTTTCTGCTCTTAAAATTTTGTAAGTCAGTGTAGcattctatacacacacacagaacaggtgtgtgtgtgtgtgagagagagagagagagagagagaaagagagagagagagagagagagagaggtgcttatTCTTAGAATATCTGCAACAGTGCTTATTCTTAGAATATCTGCAACAGTTGTTACAAATATTACATTTCTTAATAATGCTGGCTTTTTATTCAGTACAGGCAATATCATTTTTCCTAGTTATTAAAAGGCATTATATTTCAAAAGAAACATCCATTATTGCCAAGAAAAATGCTGGCTTTCCACACAAAATCCTGAAAAGTCACAAATCAGAAAACTAAATATACCACTTTTTTGTGTCGCCTTACATGCAGAACATGTGCAAGTCATGCATTTCTTTAGTCCCATTTAGAAGTCTTCCGCTTCATATGTCGCTTTCCCTCACTGTCAATAGCTTCATAAAGATCTTTTTTATTCTCTTGTTGTGCATGCAAGTATCCAATGTAGGCTACGCAAAGAGTAATCGTTACAAGCCCAAAAGCCATAACTGGTTTGTTCTGTGAAGATAAGAAAAAATACACACTAGTATTGAAATCCAAAATATTGTACTTAATCCAATTCATATACAGTACAAACATCTGTATGTGCACAGGTGGGTGGGGGCTATCAACTTTTCAGTTACTTCTACATTTTTGTTCAGCTTTCAGTATGGGGAATGGAAACGTACAGAATCAAACTGTTTAACTACTATTAcaattcaacatatataaaaagtaaAAATGTAGACTGATTTGACTTCTTTTATCCCTCAGACATTTTAATTACTTTGATTGCATGACACTTGGGGATGAAGTTTTTGTATGTGGAAAAACTGCTATAGTCAACTCTG
Proteins encoded in this window:
- the SMIM8 gene encoding small integral membrane protein 8, with protein sequence MSSAPQPPDLQHEAPKEKDYRTPGFRSVRTTTLFRAVNPELFIKPNKPVMAFGLVTITLCVAYIGYLHAQQENKKDLYEAIDSEGKRHMKRKTSKWD